The region TATGAATATACTTGTTCTTGACCGGATAATCCATCTCAATCCCGATATAATTTGTTCCTGTCACCAGCGTATCTAAAAGCAGACTATTAAAGTGTTTGCCCTCACAAAAGATTTCCTTGTAAGGTTTGTCGATAATTTCTTCCACCGTAAAGCCTGTTAGGGTTTCAGCAGACTTATTGACACTTGTAATCATCCCATTAGTATCGACAGTTATGACACCATCGGCAATACTGTGCATGATGTTTTCGTTTAATGTCCGGGCATTCACGAGCGAATGTGCCATATGGTTGATAGCGTCACTAATCTGCCCCAGCTCACCCTGCATGGGAATAATCCCTTTTCGCAAATCAAATCTGAGACTTTCGAGTCCATCTTTAATGGTCTCCACATCATGGATAAAGCCCCGCGTCATCCAAAACATTAAAATCATACTTAGAATAATTCCAATACTTACCGACAAATAAATGTTATAGTCAATAGCCGCCATTTGCGCATGGATGTCATCTGTCAGCTCGTTTGCCCAGATATAGCCAATTGTTTCTCCATGGCGTACAATAGGTATCATCGCGTTCATAATGTTTCCCCGGACAAGAGGAGCAAACTCAACCAACCGTTCGCTTGTACTCATAACCTTACGGCCAGGATGAGTCGGTCCGATAGGAATGCCCACTTTATCGGCATAATACTCACTTGGACCGTAAGTAATGATTGCGTCAAGTTCTTTACTGTAGTAACCGGCCCCAACTCCGGGATAAGCGCGGGTAACAGTATCTGTATAATTTTCCAAAGCTTCATTCAATACTTTAATTTGGGTCGTTCGGTCAGCATGCAGCGCCTGCTTTTTCTGTAATATGCTGCTATAATCTTCGCCAAGATACTTGTCCAACAGCATAGCAATACCGAACAGTTTATCTTGTTTTTCCGCCAATAGTGCTTCTTGTGTCTTTAATTTAATAATATATCCGGTAACAAGTATAGGTACACTCACTATGATCAACGTAAACAAAATCATTTTATTTCGCAAGGTCTGCGGCAACAAACGTCTCATATGCCCTCCTTCTCTTTCCTGTTGCAAGTTTTTTCTCATTGAGCTACATTCGCAGGATAACGTGCCTTTTCAGAGTGAATGATAGACGTTTTCTCTGACTGCAACGCTATGTCCTGCTATGTTCTTACCTATACTAACAGGAAATTTCCGTTAACTGTGCTGCAGGTGATAACCTTCTTCCCGTCCAATCTTAAGACAAAGGCAACCTTAAAAAAACAGTAATTTGTCCACATTAGACAAATTACTGTTTCCCTGTTGGGCTCTAAGCATATATTTGCCAATGAATAGGGACATGGGACACTGTACCTGTGTTCCATGTGGTGTCAACGCTCTACAGTAAATGACGTGCAGTTTTTCCAGCGTTGTCATATTTTTGTCATATTTCCATGATATTGTTTGTATAGGTCAGCGATACAGCACCGGTTCTTCAGTAAGCATCGCTCACTGCTTCCGGCAAGCCGGTGCACAGCCATCGTAGGCGCCATAGTAAATAGCATTTTACGGGAGGATATATGATGAAGAAGAAAATTTTGACCATTCTCACAGGTAGCATGTTAGTAGCGAGTGTCAGCTTCGCCGCGCCGATTACCGACTTACAGCAAGGCGAAAGCACTATTGGTTACAATCACTATGACTTAGATGCAGCTGGACAAAATATTGACACAGATAGTTTCTATCTGGAAAACGCAATCGCAGATAAAGTGATTGTCGGCATTGAAAGAAACTCCTATTCTATTCCGGGCGCTGACGCTAAGACAACTGATGTCTATGCGCACTATAAGCTCGACCAGAACATCCGCCTCATTGTTGGCAACCGGGACTACAGTAACGGTCCAAATAAAATGTTTTACGGTATAGGAGCCAATACTAACTTAGCCCCTAAACTTGACGGCTACGCCTCTGTGACATCAAGCAGTATTGCTACCGAGTGGCAAACAGGAGTAAATTACAAGTTAAACAATCAGGCTGCCCTCCATCTTGGCTACAAATCATACAAAGAAGACGGTGCTGCAACGGCTGATGGCTTAGGGTTTGGTGTAAACTATAAGTTCTAACCTTTTCCTGGCGAAGACTCTGTCCTGGCTGAAGGTAACTATACTAATGCTACCAGGGAGCAGTCTGTCATTTTTCTCCAAATATAAACGCAAAGAACCCGCGAATTCGCGGGTTCTTTGCCTTCTAATGCCATTTCCGAACCGTTCGTTATTCTTGATAGACGATTTTGCCGCCGGCAATTGTCCACAATACTCTTGTCTTGGGTATATCTTCCGGTTGGACAGTCAAAATATCCTGTGAAACCAGAATCAGATCAGCCAATTTTCCTGGTCTAAGCGTCCCTTTAGTGGTTTCGCTAAACTCAGCATACGCACTGCCGCTAGTATATGCTCGCAGAGATTCTATGACAGATAGTTTTTGTCCGGGTACCCAGCCTGCAGGATGCCGGCCATCTTGTGTCTGCCGGGTTACCGCCGCATAAATACCCAAAAAGGGGTTCAACGGCACAACAGGCCAATCGGTACCAAAAGAAACCGCGACTCCGGCATCCAGGAGGGAACGAAAGGCATAAGCCATTTGGCAACGTCTGCTGCCAATACGGCTCTTGGCCCAGCACCCGTCTTCATAAACATGACCAGGCTGAACCGAAGCCAGAATACCCAGCCGCGCCAGCCGCGCAATATCACCCGGCAGCAGATGCTGCGCGTGTTCAATGCGAAACCGCCGGTCCCGCGGCCCGTTTTCTTTAATCACAGCTTCAAATATATCAAGCAACAAATGATTGGCTTTATCGCCGATAGCATGAATAGAGACAGGCAACCCGGCTTTATCAGCAGCGGCAATTCTCTCGCGCATTATTCCCTCAGGAAGCATCTGGTCTGCCAGTAAGCCATTGGTTCCG is a window of Sporomusaceae bacterium ACPt DNA encoding:
- the atoS_2 gene encoding Signal transduction histidine-protein kinase AtoS; translated protein: MRRLLPQTLRNKMILFTLIIVSVPILVTGYIIKLKTQEALLAEKQDKLFGIAMLLDKYLGEDYSSILQKKQALHADRTTQIKVLNEALENYTDTVTRAYPGVGAGYYSKELDAIITYGPSEYYADKVGIPIGPTHPGRKVMSTSERLVEFAPLVRGNIMNAMIPIVRHGETIGYIWANELTDDIHAQMAAIDYNIYLSVSIGIILSMILMFWMTRGFIHDVETIKDGLESLRFDLRKGIIPMQGELGQISDAINHMAHSLVNARTLNENIMHSIADGVITVDTNGMITSVNKSAETLTGFTVEEIIDKPYKEIFCEGKHFNSLLLDTLVTGTNYIGIEMDYPVKNKYIHISISTSRLKDSTDKIIGAVVVFKDLTEQHRLQTQMIRAERLASLGELMAGVAHEIRNPLTAIKGFVQYLQSTDSDQERQEYMPIIIKEVDRVNRVIETLLYFARPCKTDYKLVELKSLIEETLVLVKNTGTRRKVEFKLQFAETLPAIEGDPEQLKQVFLNLFINAVQAIQDRGMIEITTWQEHGSFVYVRIADTGSGIKPADLDKVFDPFFTTKATGTGLGLAVVQRIINAHHGQVDIKSDVGRGTRVTLQFPVVQRGGEDSEQ